Proteins encoded within one genomic window of Candidatus Nezhaarchaeota archaeon:
- a CDS encoding ATP cone domain-containing protein has protein sequence MFAWMPQIFVVKRDGSKEPYVYEKIVVSCLKAGATLETARKIAALITARLIATDKSEVSAKELTKTVLELLRKENEEWYRNWIVFDRAVKKRRTEEELS, from the coding sequence ATGTTTGCGTGGATGCCTCAGATTTTTGTCGTTAAGAGGGATGGAAGCAAAGAGCCGTACGTATATGAGAAAATCGTTGTTTCATGTCTAAAGGCTGGTGCTACCTTGGAGACGGCTCGTAAAATCGCGGCGCTCATTACTGCTAGGCTTATAGCTACAGATAAGAGTGAAGTTAGTGCTAAAGAGCTTACGAAGACGGTTCTTGAACTTCTTAGGAAGGAGAACGAGGAGTGGTATCGTAACTGGATAGTCTTCGACAGAGCCGTTAAGAAGAGGAGGACTGAGGAAGAGCTTTCTT